A segment of the Streptomyces sp. NBC_00376 genome:
ATGTGCAGCGCGGCCCACGCCTGGGTCGGCCTCGGCCGCATCGTGTACGCGTCGGGCTGCGACCAACTCGTGGAGTGGCGCCGGAGTTGGGGCTTCGACGCGGGGCCGGTCGCGGCCCTTCCCGTCAACGCCGTCGCTCCGGGCATCCCGGTGGCAGGCCCCGATCCGTCGCTCGCCGACGAGGTACGCGCCCTGCACGCCCGGATGCTGGGCGTGGCCACCGACGGCTGAGGGTCTTCCCGGGTTTCCCGGGGTTCTCCCGCCTGCCCCGGGCAGGGGCAGGCGGCTTCGCCCGGGGCGGGTTTCCTCATTCGCCCGGGGCGGGGTCGCTCAGGAGCGCTGGTCGTCGGACCGGTCCGCGCGGGCCGCGTTCTTCTCCTTGATCCGCACCGCCTCCTTGCGGACCTCCGCCTGGGTGACACGTTCCTGCTGGAGCCAGTCGGGGGCTTCCTGCTTCAGCGCCTCGATCTGCTCCGTCGTGAGAGCTTCGGTGATTCCGCCACGGGCGAGACCCGCGATCGAGACACCCAGCTTCGCGGCGACCACCGGCCGGGGGTGCGGGCCGTTGCGTCGCAGCTCCTGCAGCCACTCGGGCGGATCGGACTGCAGTGCGTTCAGCTCGGTGCGCGAGACGACACCCTCCTGGAACTCGCTGGGGGTGGCCTCTAGGTACACACCCAGCTTCTTTGCCGCGGTCGCGGGCTTCATCGTCTGGGCGGTCTTGTGCGACGTCATACGGACAAGGGTATCGAGCGTGTGCGCTACCTCTGACCAGGGCCGGTAACCTGGCGGAGTGACAAGCTCGGAAGTAACCCCTTCGTTCCGGCTCGCGTACGTCCCGGGGGTGACACCCGGAAAGTGGGTGCGGATCTGGAACGAGCGGCTGCCCGACGTCCCGCTGACCCTCGTGGGGGTGTCGGCCGCCGAGGCGTCCGACGCGCTGCGGGGGCGTGAGGCCGACGTCGGCCTCGTACGGCTGCCGATCGACCGGACGGCTCTCAGCGCCATCCCCCTCTATACCGAGACGACCGTGGTCGTGGTCCCGAAGGACCACGTCATGGCGACCGTCGACGAGGTCTCGGCCGCGGAGCTGGCCGACGACATCGTGCTGCACCCCCTCGACGACACCCTCGACTGGGAGGACCGCCCCGGGCGGCCCGCCAACGAGCGTCCCGCCACCACGGCGGACGCCGTCGAGCTGGTGGCCGCGGGGGTGGGGCTGCTCGTCGTACCGCAGTCGCTCGCCCGCCTCCACCACCGCAAGGACCTCACGTACCGGCCGGTGACCGACGCACCCGAATCGCGCGTCGCGCTGTCGTGGCTGGAGGACGAGACCACCGATCTGGTGGAGGAGTTCATCGGGATCGTCCGCGGGCGGACCGTCAACAGCACACGGGGCCGCCCCAAGCCCCAGGCCCAGGCGAAGGCGAAGGACAAGCGCGCCGACAAGAGCGGCGCCGGGCGGAAGCCCGCGGCAGGCAAGTCGGCCGGAAAGTCGGGTGCCAGGACGGCCGGGAAATCGGGCGGCAAGAGCACGCGGGGCGGCTCCGCCGCCCCCAAGGCCGCCAAGCGCGGCAAACCCCGTCGCCGCCCCTGAGGCGTGGACGCACCTGCGGCGCACCGGGGACCGCCCGGTGCGCCGCACGGTCCGGCTCTCAGCGCCTGCGCCGTACCTTCGGTTCCGGTACGAGGCGCACGACGCCGTTGAGCAGATGGTCGACCAGGTCGTGCGAGGGCTTGTCCGTGAGGTTGGTGAGCAGCCGGGCCAGGGTGTTGAGCAGGAACGGCGACCCCATGACGTAACGGTTGAGGACCGGCTGGAAACCGGAGCGGCTGAAGATCAGATCGGCGGCCGTGTTGCCCAGGCGGTAGTAGCGCCCCCAGCGGCGGTTCATCTCGACCGGGTAGCCGTGCAGCACCTGCTCGCGCCCGGGGCCCCGGGGCATCGCGAGGGCCAGTGTGGCGGTCTCGGCGGCGACCTCACCGGCTTCCATGGCCTGGCCGATTCCCTCGCCGTTCCAGGGGCTGATCATGCCTCCGGAGTCGCCGACGAGCAGGAGCCCGCGGGTGTAGAGGGGATGGCGGTTGAAGCCCAGCGGAAGGGCGGCGCTGCGGACGGGGCCCTCCGCGTTCTCCTCGCGCAGCCCCCATGCCTCGGGAGTACGGGCCAGCCACTCTTCCAACGTGGCGCGCAGGTCCGCCTTTCCGTGCCGGCGGTGCGGCAGTGCGCCGAGGCCGACGTTGACGCGACCGTCGCCCATCGGGAAGATCCAGCCGTACCCGGGCAGGTAGTGATCGCTCCCGGGGAACCGGAGGTCGGCCCACAGCTCCAGGTACTCCTCCGCGGAGCGCTCGGGGCTGCGGTAGTACCGGCGGGCGGCCGTCGCGATCTGCCGGTTCCTGTCCCGCTGGAGCCCCATGGCGAGGGCGAGACGGGCGGAGGCGCCGTCGGCGGCGATCACGATCGGCGCGTGGAAGGCCAGGGGCTCCTTCTCCTCGGTGACGGCGGTGACACCGGTGATGCGCCCTGCCCGGTCGGTCAGCGGCTCGGTAACCTTCACACCGGTGCGCAGCCGTGCTCCGGCGGCGACGGCGTGCCGGGCGAGGATGTCGTCGAAGTCGTGCCGGCTGCGTGAGAGACCGAAGTCCGGATAGCGGCCGAGCGCGGGCCAGTCGATGTGGACCTGATGCTCCCCGGCCACCCAGCGCATCCCGCGCGAACGGGTCCATCCCGGAGCCTTGATGTCGACGCCCATCCTGATGAGCTGATGCACCGCACGCGGCGTCAGACCGTCCCCGCACACCTTCTCCCGGGGGAAGCGGGACTTCTCCAGCAGCAGGACATCGACGCCCGCTCTGGCGAGGTGGAAGGCGGCAGCGGATCCCGCGGGCCCCGCTCCCACCACGATCACCTGGGCTTCCTCGTCCGAGCCGTGGTCGGGCCGGGCGTCCGACCCGGACCGGTCTGGCGTCGTTTCCCGCATCGGGAACCCCTTCCTGAAGCCGGTGCCGTACCGGGGACGGCAGCCGTCCGCTTCATCATCGATCAAGGACGGCCGGTGTGTGACCCGGTCCGGAAATCCGGCACCTTCCGGCGGGAACCTCAAGATGCGAACCACCTGAAACCATGACAATTTACCCTTGCTGACCAGCTACTCGGGTGAAAGGGACACCGCTGATGGAGCGTCGTCCGGCGAGTCGGAGGTTCTCGACCGATCTCCACACCCGAGGTCGCACCCCGCGCATTGGCCGACGCCGCGTCACCCGGCCCCGCCCGGCCGCCGCAAACCGGGGCCCCCGCCCGCCCGCGCCCGCCGCCGGGCCGCAAGAGTTCCGTCGCCCCTTCCCGCCAGCAACGCCCTGCCGCCGCAAGGAGTGCCGAATGAGCACCATGGACGTCCCCTCGGAAGCCGAGTCGGAGATCCCCGCATCGCAGCCCCGGACCAGGAAGCCCGCGGTGCCGGGGATGACCTGGGTGACGCTGGCGCTGATGACCACCGCCTCGGTGGCCAGCCTGCGGTCCGCCCCGACGATGGCCGTGTACGGACTGGCCTGCGTCTTCCTCTACGTCGTCCCGGCGATCGTGTTCCTGATGCCCACGGCGCTGGTCTCCGCCGAGCTGGCGTCGGGGTGGAACGGCGGTGTCTACCGCTGGGTGAGCGAGGGGCTGTCGAAGCCGCTCGGATTCCTCGCCGTGTGGTGCCAGTTCGCGATGACGATCTTCTACTACCCGAGCCTGCTCGCGTACGTCGCGAGCACCATCGCCTATGTCATCGATCCGAGCCTGGCCGGCAACGGCGTGTACACCGCGATCGTGATCATGGTTCTTTACTGGACCGGGGTGTGGGTCTCCTCCCGGGGCACGAAGGCCGTCGCGGGGCTCTCGTCCTGGGGCCTGATCATCGGGACGCTGATTCCGGGCACCGTCCTCGTCGTGCTCGGCTTCGTCTTCCTGGGCCAGGGCAACGGCTCCGCGGCTCCCATGACCGCCAGTCATCTGCTTCCGCAGTGGACCGGGCTCGCCAGCCTCGTCCTGATCGTCAACAACTTCCTCAGCTACTCCGGCATGGAGATGAACGCCGTCCACGTCTCGTCGCTGAAGAACCCGGCCAGGCAGTACCCGCGGTCGATGTTCCTCGCCATGGGACTGGTGCTGCTGATCTTCATCCTTCCGGCGCTGGCCATCAGCTGGGTCGTCCCGGCCGATCAGCTCAGCCTGACGGCCGGTGTGATGCAGGCGTTCGACGCGTTCTTCTCGTACTTCCACATCGGCTGGCTCACCCCGGTCGTGGCCGTCGCCCTGGTCGCGGCGGCGCTCGGCGGCATGCTCACCTGGCTGGCGGGGCCGTCCAAGGGCCTGCTGCTGATCTCCCGGGAGGAGGGCTATCTGCCACCGTTCCTCCAGAAGCTCAACAAGAACGGCATCCAGCAGAACATCCTGGTCACCCAGGGCGTCGTGACCACCGCCATCGCCCTCATGTACGCGCTGATCCCCGATGTCTCCAGCGCCTACTGGATCTTCTCCGTGATCACCACACAGGTGTATCTCATCGTCTATCTGCTGATGTTCGCCGCCGCGATCCGGCTGCGCAGGACCCAGCCCGACCACCCGCGCGGCTACCGCGCCCCCGCCCTCGTACCGCTCTGCGTCCTCGGTCTGCTCGCCTCGCTCGCCGCCCTGGTGATCGGCTTCGTACCGTCGTCGCAGTTCGGCGGCGGCAGCGTCTGGTCGTACATCGCGCTGGTCGGAGGCGGGCTCGTCGTGCTCGGTCTGCTCGTGCCGTACCTCTTCCTCAGACTCCGCAAGCCGAACTGGCGCACGCCCGCCGGGCAGGACGGTGCGGCGGCGGACGGTGGCGCATGAGCCCCACGCATCGCCGGCACCAGCGCGATCGGAGGCCACCCCGAAGCAAAGGCAGCCGCGAAGCAAGGGCCACCCCGAATCAAAGCAACAAGAACCGGACCACCAGGGTCCGGACCGACGACCGGGAGACAACGATGAGCGAGCACGAACTGGCCGACCGGATCGCCGCCCTGATGCCGCGTGCCAAGGCGGACCTCACCGAGCTGGTCTCGATCCCCTCCGTCGCCGACCCCCGCCAGTACCCGCCCGAGGAATGCCGCAGGGCGGCCCAGTGGGTCGCCGACGCCTTCACCGAGGCGGGTCTGCACGATGTGCACCTCGCCGAGACGCCCGACGGCAGCGCGGCCGTGCTCGGCCACCGCCCGCCGCCGCCCGGCGCGCCGACCGTGCTGCTCTACTGCCACTACGACGTCCAGCCGCCGCTCGACGACGACGCCTGGGCCTCGCCCCCCTTCACGCTCACCGAGCGCGACGGCCGCTGGTACGGACGTGGCAGCGCGGACTGCAAGGGCAACATCGTCATGCACCTCACCGCACTGCGGGCCCTCGGGGACGACCTGCCGGTCGGGCTGCGGTTCGTCGCCGAGGGGTCGGAGGAACAGGGCACCGGCGGCCTGGAGGCGTACGTCGAGCAGCACCGCGAGCAGTTGCTGGCCGACGCGCTGCTGATCTGCGACACGGGCAACGCCGCCGTGGGACGGCCGACCGTCACCACCTCCCTGCGCGGCCTCGCCGGTGTCGTGGTGACCGTGTCCACGCTCGGCGCCGAACTGCACTCGGGGATGTTCGGCGGGCCGGCCCCGGACGCCCTCGCCGCACTCGTCCAGATCCTGTCCACCCTGCGCGACGCGGACGGCGGAACGCGCATCGACGGACTCGACTCCTCCGGGACCTGGCCCGGGGCGCCCTACGACGAGGAGCAGTTCCGGCGCGACGCCGACGTGCTGGACGAGGTCTCGCTCACCGGCTCCGGGACAGTCGCCGACCGGCTCTGGGCCCGCCCCGCCGTAACCGTCCTCGGCATCGACTGCCCACCGGTCGTCGGCTCGTCCGCCGCCGTCCAGGGCACCGCACGGGCCCGGGTGAGCCTGCGCGTACCGCCGGGAACGAACGCGGACGCCGCGCTGCTGGCCCTGACCGCCCACCTGGAGAAGGCCGCCCCCTGGGGAGCGCACGTCTCGGTCGAGTCCGAGGGGACCGGCGCACCGTTCCGGGCCGCCACCGACGGACCGGCCTACGCGACCCTGGGCCGGGCCATGGCGGACGTCTACGGAGAGCCGATGGTCGCCCTCGGCCAAGGCGGCTCCATCCCGCTGTGCAACGTCTTCACCAACGCCTACCCGCGCGCCGAGATCGTCCTGATGGGCGTGGAGGAACCGCAGTGCCTCATCCACGCCCCCAACGAGAGCGTCGACCCCACCGAGATCC
Coding sequences within it:
- a CDS encoding DUF5997 family protein gives rise to the protein MTSHKTAQTMKPATAAKKLGVYLEATPSEFQEGVVSRTELNALQSDPPEWLQELRRNGPHPRPVVAAKLGVSIAGLARGGITEALTTEQIEALKQEAPDWLQQERVTQAEVRKEAVRIKEKNAARADRSDDQRS
- a CDS encoding APC family permease, with translation MSTMDVPSEAESEIPASQPRTRKPAVPGMTWVTLALMTTASVASLRSAPTMAVYGLACVFLYVVPAIVFLMPTALVSAELASGWNGGVYRWVSEGLSKPLGFLAVWCQFAMTIFYYPSLLAYVASTIAYVIDPSLAGNGVYTAIVIMVLYWTGVWVSSRGTKAVAGLSSWGLIIGTLIPGTVLVVLGFVFLGQGNGSAAPMTASHLLPQWTGLASLVLIVNNFLSYSGMEMNAVHVSSLKNPARQYPRSMFLAMGLVLLIFILPALAISWVVPADQLSLTAGVMQAFDAFFSYFHIGWLTPVVAVALVAAALGGMLTWLAGPSKGLLLISREEGYLPPFLQKLNKNGIQQNILVTQGVVTTAIALMYALIPDVSSAYWIFSVITTQVYLIVYLLMFAAAIRLRRTQPDHPRGYRAPALVPLCVLGLLASLAALVIGFVPSSQFGGGSVWSYIALVGGGLVVLGLLVPYLFLRLRKPNWRTPAGQDGAAADGGA
- a CDS encoding dipeptidase, with protein sequence MSEHELADRIAALMPRAKADLTELVSIPSVADPRQYPPEECRRAAQWVADAFTEAGLHDVHLAETPDGSAAVLGHRPPPPGAPTVLLYCHYDVQPPLDDDAWASPPFTLTERDGRWYGRGSADCKGNIVMHLTALRALGDDLPVGLRFVAEGSEEQGTGGLEAYVEQHREQLLADALLICDTGNAAVGRPTVTTSLRGLAGVVVTVSTLGAELHSGMFGGPAPDALAALVQILSTLRDADGGTRIDGLDSSGTWPGAPYDEEQFRRDADVLDEVSLTGSGTVADRLWARPAVTVLGIDCPPVVGSSAAVQGTARARVSLRVPPGTNADAALLALTAHLEKAAPWGAHVSVESEGTGAPFRAATDGPAYATLGRAMADVYGEPMVALGQGGSIPLCNVFTNAYPRAEIVLMGVEEPQCLIHAPNESVDPTEIQHMAHVEALFLSRYAAARRN
- a CDS encoding geranylgeranyl reductase family protein gives rise to the protein MRETTPDRSGSDARPDHGSDEEAQVIVVGAGPAGSAAAFHLARAGVDVLLLEKSRFPREKVCGDGLTPRAVHQLIRMGVDIKAPGWTRSRGMRWVAGEHQVHIDWPALGRYPDFGLSRSRHDFDDILARHAVAAGARLRTGVKVTEPLTDRAGRITGVTAVTEEKEPLAFHAPIVIAADGASARLALAMGLQRDRNRQIATAARRYYRSPERSAEEYLELWADLRFPGSDHYLPGYGWIFPMGDGRVNVGLGALPHRRHGKADLRATLEEWLARTPEAWGLREENAEGPVRSAALPLGFNRHPLYTRGLLLVGDSGGMISPWNGEGIGQAMEAGEVAAETATLALAMPRGPGREQVLHGYPVEMNRRWGRYYRLGNTAADLIFSRSGFQPVLNRYVMGSPFLLNTLARLLTNLTDKPSHDLVDHLLNGVVRLVPEPKVRRRR
- a CDS encoding LysR family substrate-binding domain-containing protein; this encodes MTSSEVTPSFRLAYVPGVTPGKWVRIWNERLPDVPLTLVGVSAAEASDALRGREADVGLVRLPIDRTALSAIPLYTETTVVVVPKDHVMATVDEVSAAELADDIVLHPLDDTLDWEDRPGRPANERPATTADAVELVAAGVGLLVVPQSLARLHHRKDLTYRPVTDAPESRVALSWLEDETTDLVEEFIGIVRGRTVNSTRGRPKPQAQAKAKDKRADKSGAGRKPAAGKSAGKSGARTAGKSGGKSTRGGSAAPKAAKRGKPRRRP